In a single window of the Candidatus Bathyarchaeia archaeon genome:
- a CDS encoding nitroreductase family protein — translation MELLEAIKTRRSVREFTGQRIPDEHIEMILDAARYAPSPENLQMWRYVVIREDQEMKNLIAEVSMETAREVFGAQPYELTAGRLWYLPDHARPTEFANIRDGSLFAYPKYSDTVVIGFGSEFFHDAHLPYAMELFGSVVVAMGMLQMWLTAHSLGYGCGWMALAISDYRHKELLCDKLGVPRTWEPIGVLCIGVPKEKRMLGPSRFPMEGVMYNERWGNPYRRLAFSKEQEKK, via the coding sequence ACTGGTCAACGCATCCCAGACGAACACATTGAAATGATTCTGGATGCAGCACGCTATGCGCCTTCGCCAGAAAACCTGCAGATGTGGCGTTACGTCGTCATTCGAGAAGACCAAGAAATGAAGAACTTGATCGCTGAAGTTTCAATGGAAACGGCGCGTGAAGTCTTCGGCGCCCAACCCTACGAGTTGACAGCGGGAAGACTCTGGTATTTACCCGATCACGCAAGACCAACTGAATTCGCAAACATAAGAGACGGTAGCCTTTTCGCGTATCCAAAATACTCCGACACGGTGGTCATCGGCTTTGGCTCAGAATTCTTCCACGATGCTCATCTGCCATATGCAATGGAGCTGTTCGGCTCAGTTGTCGTAGCCATGGGTATGCTTCAAATGTGGCTAACGGCGCACTCTTTAGGCTACGGCTGCGGCTGGATGGCGCTCGCCATATCCGATTACAGACACAAAGAACTGCTATGCGACAAACTCGGAGTGCCCAGAACTTGGGAGCCTATAGGGGTCCTCTGTATAGGCGTGCCAAAGGAGAAACGCATGTTAGGACCGTCGCGTTTTCCAATGGAAGGCGTCATGTACAATGAACGTTGGGGCAACCCGTATCGCCGCTTAGCCTTCAGCAAGGAGCAGGAAAAGAAATGA